The DNA segment GAATCATATATAAGCACTTATATTGAAAAAGATTTAAGAGACTTATCTCAGATTGTAAATCTGGACAGTTTCCAGAAAGTATATAAAACTCTTGCTTTTCAGACAAGCAACATTTTAAACATAAATAACATTAGCTCAGATTTAGGAATCGATTCAAAGACTGTTAAAAAATATATTTCTCTTCTGGAGTCTTCATATCAGTGCAAATTAATTTATCCATTCTGTATGAAAGCAAACAAACAACTAGTTAAAAGACCTAAAGTACATTATCTGGATACAGGATTAATAAATTATTTTTATGAGAACCATACAAATGAGCAGATGCTCAATGGTGGAGAATGGGGAAAAATACTTGAGACATTTCTGTTTTCAGAGCTATACAAAGAAATAAAAGACATTACTCCAAAACCATCAATAAATTTTTGGAGAACAAGCAACGGTGCAGAAGTTGATTTTGTAATTGCCTCAGGGAAAAACATATACCCTATTGAAGTAAAATCAGGTTTTAAAATAAATCATTATGAACTAAGAGGAATACAAAGCTTCATGGAAAGTTATCAAAATGTGCCTTTCGGAATTGTAATCTACAGAGGACAGGAACCAATATTAGTTGATAAAAAGATTATTGCCCTTCCATGGAATTTGGCTTTTTAAGCTCTTTAACCGTACATTAACTTTTCAGCCTGCTACCTACTAGGCAGAAACGAAACGTTAAATAGATAAACTATCAACTTTACTCTCTTACTTACTTTATATAGAT comes from the Candidatus Melainabacteria bacterium genome and includes:
- a CDS encoding ATP-binding protein, whose product is MNYKKRLIEPEIYKLLKIFPVVSITGPRQSGKTTLIKIISSKSKNWKYYNLDNREILLKIKEDPSLFTNSLNSNTAIDEAQKAPELFHSLKELVDSGFKHKIIISGSANFLLMKSITESLAGRVGILELLPFSVSEAISSSSKKIIKLMISSKDIINFKNKLARLKKTKQSDMLEFILRGGFPKVHELDKNQSSKWFESYISTYIEKDLRDLSQIVNLDSFQKVYKTLAFQTSNILNINNISSDLGIDSKTVKKYISLLESSYQCKLIYPFCMKANKQLVKRPKVHYLDTGLINYFYENHTNEQMLNGGEWGKILETFLFSELYKEIKDITPKPSINFWRTSNGAEVDFVIASGKNIYPIEVKSGFKINHYELRGIQSFMESYQNVPFGIVIYRGQEPILVDKKIIALPWNLAF